From a single Fusarium fujikuroi IMI 58289 draft genome, chromosome FFUJ_chr03 genomic region:
- a CDS encoding probable ADP-ribosylation factor-like 2, protein MLSILRKARLKDKEMRILMLGLDNAGKTTIVKKVMGEDVNTVSPTLGFIIKTIDYEGYKLNIWDVGGQKTLRSYWRNYFEKTDALIWVVDATDRLRIQDCRDELQGLLLEERLAGASLLVFANKTDVEGCMTEEEILSELQLESIRTHRWHILPCSAMTGTNLKEGLSWVVEDAKKRLFLY, encoded by the exons ATGTTGTCAATCCTGCGAAAAGCGCGGCTCAAGGACAAAGAAATGCGAATCCTGATGCT CGGATTGGATAATGCTGGAAAGACCACAAtcgtcaagaaggtcatggGAGAGGATGTCAACACCGTAAGCCCAACATTAggtttcatcatcaagacgaTTGACTACGAGGG GTACAAATTAAACATAT GGGACGTGGGTGGGCAGAAAACGTTGCGCTCATACTGGAGAAACTATTTTGAAAAGACAGATGCTTTGATCTGGGTTGTCGACGCAACGGACCGTTTACGTATCCAAGACTGCAGAGACGAGCTTCAAGGTTTACTCTTAGAAGAG CGTCTTGCAGGGGCAAGTCTGCTTGTTTTTGCCAACAAAACAGATGTTGAGGGATGTATGACGGAAGAAGAGATTCTCTCA GAGCTACAACTGGAATCGATACGGACACATCGATGGCACATCCTGCCATGCAGCGCCATGACTGGAACCAACCTTAAAGAAGGACTATCATGGGTGGTGGAGGATGCAAAGAAGCGACTATTCCTCTACTAA